The Nonlabens sp. Hel1_33_55 genome contains the following window.
CATGATCAAGAAAACGGCAGACCTTATTAATGACAAGAAACTGGACGGCATAGCATCCATACGCGATGAGTCTGACAGAAAGGGAATGCGTATCGTTTATGTATTGAAACGTGATGCGATACCTAACATCGTTGTAAACACGCTTTACAAGCATACCGCATTACAATCATCATTTAGCGTTAACAATATTGCCTTAGTCAACGGTCGTCCAGAAATGCTGAACGTCAAGCAAATGATCCACCATTTTGTGGAGCATCGCCATGAGGTTGTAGTACGACGTACCACATATGAGTTGCGCAAGGCAGAAGAGCGTGCCCACATCCTTGAAGGATTGATTATTGCGAGTGATAATATTGATGAGGTCATCAAAATTATTAGAGCTAGTTCTAACGGCGAAGAAGCTCGTGAAAACCTGATCAAACGTTTTGAACTTTCTGAAATTCAGGCAAGAGCCATAGTTGAAATGCGACTGCGTCAACTAACTGGTCTGGAGCAGGACAAACTAAGAACAGAATATAATGACCTATTAGTCACCATCGCCGACTTAAAAGACATTCTAGCTAAGAAAGAACGCAGAATGGAAATCATCAAAGAAGAACTTGCTGAAATACGCGAGAAGTACGGTGATGAAAGAAGATCTCAAATTGAGTATGCTGGAGGTGATTTGAGTATTGAGGATATGATTCCTGATGAGCAGGTAGTAATTACCATTTCACATGCCGGTTATATCAAAAGAACAAGTCTTACTGAATATAAAACCCAAAACCGAGGTGGTGTAGGGCAGAAGGCAAGTACTACCAGGGATGAGGATTTCCTAGAAGATATTTTTGTGGGAACTAACCATCAATACATGCTCTTCTTTACCGAGAAAGGAAAGTGTTTCTGGATGCGAGTCTTTGAAATCCCTGAAGGTAGCCGTACCTCAAAAGGTAGAGCGATCCAAAACCTTATTAATATCGAGCAGGATGATAATGTAAAAGCTGTCATTTGTACTCAAGATATAAAGGATGAAGAATACATCAACAGTCACTATGTTATTATGTGTACTAAAAAAGGTACCGTCAAGAAAACTTCTCTCGAGCAATACTCTAGACCACGTACGAATGGTATCAACGCCATAACTATTAAGGATGGCGATACGCTGCTAGAAGCAAAACTGACTACTGGAGATAGCCAGATCATGTTAGGTCTCAAAAGCGGTAAAGCCATTAGATTTGATGAGAAGAAAACGCGATCCATGGGTAGAAACGCTAGCGGTGTTCGCGGTATAAGACTTGCAAACGATAAGGATGAAGTGATAGGAATGGTTGCAGTTAATGATTTGGACTCTGAGATTCTCGTTGTTTCAGAAAAAGGTTATGGTAAACGCTCCAGCCTTGAAGATTATCGTGAAACCAATCGTGGTGGTAAAGGTGTAAAAACAATATCTGTCACTGAGAAAACTGGTGGTTTAGTAGCGCTTAAAAATGTAACAGATGACGATGGTTTAATGATTATTAACAAATCGGGTATTGCAATTCGCATAGATGTTTCAGATCTTAGAGTCATGGGACGCGCAACTCAAGGTGTTCGTTTGATTAAAGTCAAAGGTGATGATAGCATTGCCGCTGTCGCGAAAGTTGCTAATGAAGAGGACGAGGACGAGGAGCAAACAGCAGAGGATGCTACCAACTCAAGCGATACGGAAGATGGCACAACCCTTGCAACTGATGATAGTGAAGAATAAAAACTAAAGAACTACAATTATGAATTATAGGTTATTAATATTAGGACTGGCATTTTCAAGCCTTGCTTTTGCTCAGAAACGAGAGATAAGAAAGATAGAAAAAGCCGTTGAGGATAATGATTACAAAGAGGCTTCTTCTTTATTTAGCGAAATTAATGAGAGTGAAGTAGAGGAAAAATATGTGGCAGACTATACTTATTTCAAGGCCGTTACAATGTTAGGAAATCCTAATAGAGTGACCGCAAGTGGTAAAGAATTGCAGAACATAATGGTTTTATTTGATAAAGCTAAGGATTTAGGATATGATTCAGCAGCCGTTAGTGGCCAAAAAAGTTTGGTAAGTGATGCTATTTTCGCACATGCACAAAAAATGTTACAGGCTGGAAAACAAGATGAGGCATTAGCTTCAGTAAATTATTTGTTAGAATTAGATCCTTCTAATCAACGGATGAGAGAGAATGCAGCAAACCTAGCTTACCGATCAGGTGATTTCAAAAGCGCTAAAGATAATTACCAGCAGTTATTAGATGAGGGCTATACGGGAATAGAAGAAACGGCTTTAGCAACTTCTTTGGGAAGTAATAAGGATGAAGTTTTTCCAAATCTAAAAACAGCTGAGGTTGCGGTAAAAACGGGTCAATATACTAATGCTCGATTAGAAAAATCTGATTCTAAGCTCGGCACAATTGTAACGAATTTAGCTTGGGTTTATAATAACAACGGTGAAAAACCAAAAGCTAAAAGCCTTGTAATGGAGATATTCGACAAATATCCAGAGGATGAAAGTTTAAAAATCGCAGCCGCAAATTTATATCTTTTGGTAGGTATGGAGGAAGAATATAAAAAAGCTGTTTCTAAAATGAATGAAGAAATTACAGATCCTGCAGTATATCAAAATTTAGCAGTAGCTGCTGCTGATAAAGAAAATTGGGATCAAGCTATAGATTACTACAATAAGAGTATAGAGTTAGATAACTCAAATTACGCAACTCAAAATAATTTAGCTGCGGCTTATATACAAAAAGGGAACTTAGAGGAAACTACAGCGGTTCAACAGAAAGAATACTATATGAATGCTGCTAAACATTATGAAAAAGTGCTTGAACTTAAGCCTGATATGGATTCTGCTAAAACGACATTAATTAGTATTTACAAAGCTTTTAATATGGACGATAAGGCAGCGGCTCTAGAGGCAGGTAACTAATTAAATTATTAAAAGAACTTTGATTTGAAACCCAGCAGTTGCTGGGTTTTTCTATACAATTTTTTTAATCATCCTCAGCTTATGAGAGTGACTGGAAGTATTTAAGTTAAATATTCCCGTTTGATCTAAACGGTCAATTCTAACCTTTCCATGCGCATGAATGATGTAATTATCTTTCATGATGATTCCAACATGAGTTATCAAACCTTCTGTGTTATCAAAAAATGCTAAATCGCCTGGATCTGACTCCTCTATAAAACTTAACACTTCTCCTTGCTTAGCTTGTTCACTGGCGTCTCTAGATAGGTAATAACCGTTCAGTTTATAAATTAGCTGAGTAAAGCCGCTACAGTCGATTCCCATATTTGAGCGACCACCCCATAAATAAGGTGTGTTTAACAATAACAAAGCTTCACTTACTAAATTTGACTTTTCATGCTGAACTTTTAAATTGGCAATATCTGTGGATGAAAAACTATCTCCTAGAAAAGTAGCAGACGATATTTGAGAGCCTATTAATATTGAACTAAGCGTTTGATTTGAATGGGTGACCGTGCTAATGGGATCTTTCGCGAAAGCGATATTATTTTTATCACTTAGATTCTTATAATCATTTTCTTGTATTTCTAGGTATTGCTTGTTGTCAATCCATCCTTCATAATGGTCATTGCTCAGACGTATGCGTGACCATTTTTTACGATATTCCAATACTTTAAAAACTTCTCCATACATCATCTGGGACACCATCTCACTAGTATCACTAGTTTCTTGTCGCATAGGTACAATGGATATAGGACAAATACCGTATTTCATCTAAAAGTGAGACTCGATAACTAAGGCTGAAGCTCCACCGCCACCATTACAAATTGCCGCAGCGCCTAATCTACCACCTTCATTTTTAAGTGTACTTAATAGAGTCGTGACTATGCGAGCACCGCTACATCCTAATGGATGACCCAATGAAACAGCTCCACCATAAACGTTTACGTTTTCATCATTGATGCCTAATAACTTCATATTGGCAAGTCCTACAACTGCAAACGCCTCGTTGAGCTCAATGAAATCCATATCCTTTAGTCCCAATTTGGCCTTATCCAACGCTTTTGGTAATGCTTTTGCTGGAGCGGTGGTAAATCTTTCTGGCTCTACAGATGCATCTGCATAGCTGATAATTGTGGCTAATGGCTCTATATTTAATTCTTTTGCTTTTTCCTCACTCATGAGAACCACTGCTGCAGCACCATCGTTTATAGTACTTGCGTTTGCAGCTGTTACCGTTCCATCTTTAGAAAATGCAGCTCTAAGTGATGGGATCTTATCCATTTTGACATTGGAAAATTCTTCATCAGTATCTACGATAATATCGTCACCTCTGCGTTGTTTTACAGCAACTGGAACCACTTCTTCTTTAAATTTTCCAGCTTGCCATGCCGCAGCAGATCGTTCATAGGATTGAATGGCAAATTTATCTTGATCCTCGCGAGAAAAACCATTTTCAGATGCACATAGATCTGCACAAACTCCCATGGCATTTTTATTATAGGCATCTACCAGCCCATCGCGCTGCATACCATCAATCATAGTTGCTGGTCCAAATTTCTGTGGGTTTCTCAAATTTAAATAGTGCGGTATCTGACTCATATTTTCCATACCACCCGCAACAATAACATCTTGATCACCTAACGCAATACATTGAGCTGCTAATATGATTGATTTCATACCACTTGCACACACTTTATTTACAGAAGTTGCTGGAACGTTATTAGAGATTCCAGCACCTAAAGAAGCTTGCTTTGCCGGAGACTGACCGGTGTTTGCTTGAACTACGTGACCCATTAAAACTTCTTGAACATGTTTAGGATCCAACCCGATTTTGTCAAGAGCGCCTTTAATTGCAATGGTGCCTAATTCAGTCGCTGGAACTGAACTCAGGGATCCCAAAAAGCTACCTATGGGTGTACGTGCGTATGAAACTATTACTACTTTTCTCATCGAGATGTTTTTTTGCGAAAATAATAATTTCAAGTTCTATTTTCTGTCAATAATATCTCAAAAGGTAACAATCCTTAATTGTACCTAATAATTATTTCGATAGTTGTTACTTTGCATTAATGAAGGCTTCTAAAAATAAATTGTACCAACATCAAGATCTGGCCATCAGAATATTTTTAGTTCTGTTTTGTACGGCCATCATAGTTTATTTCTTCCCTAAAAGCGATCGTTTTAAATATGACTATGCTCAAGGTGAGCCATGGGAATATGAAACGCTCTACTCACCGTTCCGGTTTGCAATCATGAAAGATGAGGAAGAACTCGCTGAAGAGAGACTGGAAGTAATTGAACAAACTCCTAGGCATTTTTATAGTACCAATGTTGATCAGAACGAGTTGTTAAATAATTATACGGAAAGTCTACAAGCAGGACTATCTGATAGCATTTATAATATTTATAACCGTAGGATTTACACTACCGCCAATGAATACCTGTCAAAGCTTTTAAAAAATGGATATCTGGAGGATGTACAGGATCTAAAGGATATTCATCCTATTGTATTGAAAACTGGTGATGATGAATTACAACAATTGACTTATGGTGACCTCGTGCTACCAAAAGAACTAAACCAACAAGTTGATGAATTATTTCAAGATTATCCCGATGAATTTAATGCAGTTCTTACACGCAGGCTTAAAGCGTTAATAGAGCCTAATATTTTTTATGATCAACCCATAACCGATCTTAATATCGAGAGTGAGCTTGAGAAAATATTACCTACTCGAGGTTTGATTGCTCAAAATTCCAGAATTATCGCTCAAGGCGAAATTGTAGAAGGCGACAAACTCCAGATACTTAATACTCTCAACAGTACTTACGAATCGCAAACATGGTCTGACTCCCAATATAACTGGAAATTATTAGGCTACGTGATTCTGGTAGGGATGGCGCTTACTATGCTTATGTTGTTTATAAAGAAATATAGAACAGAGGTCTACCAGAGTAATAAGAAGCTACTATTTATATACTTCAATATTTGTCTTTTTGCAATCCTAACAGCAGCTGTGGTAAAATTAGATGCTGTATTTGTATACATCGTTCCAGTGTGTATGTTACCACTAATAGTGAAAGCATTTTTTGATGCTCGTTTAGGATTGTTTAGTCATGTGATTATTATTTTCATATTGAGTTTTGTAATTCCATCTAGTGCTGAATATCTGTTTTTACAGATCATGGCTGGTATTGTGACGATTTTGTCGGGAAAAGAGATTTATAAGCGAGCGAACTTATTTGTCACCGTTGGTAAAATCGTTTTGGTTTATTTCATCTCTTATTTCGCATTCTATGCTGTATACCAAGGTGGAATAACTGGTTGGGAATGGGATAGGCTTCTTTATTTTACACTCTGCGGTTTAGCAATGCTATTTGTGTGGCCGTTGATCTATGTATTTGAAAAGATATTCAATTTGGTAAGTGACGTCTCCTTATTGGAGTTGTCAGATACAAATTCAAAATTACTGAAGGAACTTTCTAATAAAGCTCCTGGAACATTTCATCATTCCCTCAATGTTGCAAACATAGCAGAGACGATTGCAAATGAGGTAGGTGCAAACGCCATGCTGGTTAGAGTAGGAGCTTTGTATCATGATATTGGTAAGATGGCTAATCCAACTTATTTTACAGAAAATCAGGGTAATGGCATTAATCCTCACGATGATCTTGACCCAGAAGAAAGCGCTCAAATTATTATAGATCACGTAATTCACGGAGTAGAAATCGCCAAGAAAAATAATCTCCCAGATAGAATTATAGATTTTATTAGAACGCACCATGGCGATAGTCTAGTTTATTACTTTTATAAGAAAGAACAGGCAGATCATCCAGATCTGGATGAAAGCCTATTTAGATATCCTGGCCCACGACCTTATAGCTTAGAAACGGCGATTTTGATGATTTCTGATAGTGTAGAAGCCGCTTCTAAAAGTCTTAAGAGTCCTAGTAGTGTGGCTATTGATAAGCTTGTGGAAAGCATTATTACTTCACAGATGAATAATGGTCAATATCTTAATGCAGATATAACCTTAAAACAGATCGAGTCCATTAAAACTATCATCAAAAAGAAGCTCGCGAGCATGTATCATCTTCGCATAGAATATCCTGAGTAAATTCATTTAAAAAAAGTCAGGATTACTTGGGCAAAATATAAACATACCATACATTTGCATCCGCTTTCAGAAATGGTAGCCGTTCTTTAAAACTGGAGAGGTGCCAGAGTGGTAATGGAGCAGATTGCTAATCTGTCGACGGGTAACCGTCGCCAGGGTTCGAGTCCCTGTCTCTCCGCAAACGAATTAAGTCAGATCCGTAACTGACATAAATAAAAATCGGGGTGTAGCGTAGCCCGGTCATCGCGCCTGCTTTGGGAGCAGGAGGTCGCAGGTTCGAATCCTGCCACCCCGACGACGATCTAACAAGATCGCATCTTTAGCCCATCAAACGTTGTTTGATGGGCTTTTTGTTTCTTCCTGTTTTTCTCAGATATGCCTGCAAACGGAATCTATAAATTTTATTTTTCGGTTTGATTCATTGAGACTAGGTTTATTCTCATTTTAGCCGGTATTAAGGTTCAAATCGGATAACGGAATCTGAACTCTTTAGCACAAAGGTTTAAGAACTAAGTAATGGTTGTAGGATTTGTCCGCTTTCGCGAAAGCGATATCAAATTCACTTATTATTACATCGAGAATGTAGGTTACACTCGTGGAGGTTTTGTGAAACCTTTCTTTAGAATCATCCATTTAATTTATCAAATTCATAAATTGCAGGGAAACCCAGTACATGGAACAGAACCTGCACGAGTCAAGGAAATCCTATGAGAAGGATGCTTTATTAGAGGAAAATCTCTCGAACGATCCTTTTGAAGTTTTTTCCAAATGGTTTCAAGATGCCGAAAATGATGATGGAGTAGAAGAGGCTAATGCGATGGGAATCTCGACAATTGGTAGCGATGGATTTCCTAAATCTCGCATCGTTTTACTCAAAGAAATTAAGGATAACCGATTCATTTTTTATACCAACTACACTTCAGAAAAGGCTGTTTCCATTGCTAATGACAAGCATATCTGCATTCATTTTTTCTGGCCTAGTCTGGAACGTCAGGTGATTATAAAGGCCATATCCCAAAAGGCATCCCGAGAAAAGTCAGCATCTTATTTTAATTCTAGACCACGTGGTAGCCAGCTGGGAGCTTGGGCAAGTCATCAAACTAATGTCATAGAATCCCGAGAAGAGCTGGAAAAACAACTTCAAGAAGTGGAAGAGCGATTCAAAGATCAAGATGTACCACTTCCAGAATTTTGGGGTGGATTTGAGTGTGAACCCGTTTCATTTGAGTACTGGCAAGGACGACCCAACCGTTTGCACGATCGCATTCTTTTTGATAAACTTAATGGTGATTGGAATTCTAAAAGACTTCAACCTTAATGAAAAAATTGATTATCACCAGACACGGGAAATCCAGTTGGGAGTTTGATGTTCGCGATCACGATAGACCATTGATCCAAAAAGGAATTGATGATGCACATACTATTGGTAACGCTTTGAAAGAGTTGAATACGAGTCCAGATTTAATCCTATCAAGTACTGCGGCAAGAGCGTTGCAAACAGCTACTATCATTACAGAATATATTGATTACCAGCTTAAGAAACTTAAATTGACCAGAGACTTATACACTTTCAACTGGAACGAGCAATTGAAGGTTCTTAAAGATCTTGATAACGATATTGACACCTGTATGATCGTTTCCCACAATCACGGCCTCACTGACCTTGCAGGAATAATAGGCTCTGAACGCTTTTCCAATATTCCTACCACAGGTGTAGTTATTATTGAGTTTCCAGTCGATGATTGGTCTCAGATTAATAAAGGTAATACTACATTTCACCTATTTCCCAAAAACATCCAATGAGCAACGAATATTATAATAGAGAATTAAGCTGGCTCAAATTCAATGCTAGAGTATTACAGGAAGCCAACGATCCAACTGTACCGCTAATTGAGAGATTGAGGTTTCTTGGGATTTTCTCTAATAATCTTGATGAATTTTTCAAAGTACGCTATGCTACCATACAGCGTATTTATCGAGCTGGAAAAAATGCTACAAAATCACTGGGTGGAATATCTGCCGGTGATTTGTTGAATGAGATCAATGAGGCGGTAATTAAGGATCAAACGTTGAGTTTCCAGATATTGAATGATCTGGAGCAGGAACTAGGTAAAGAAAATATCATCATTGTTGATGAACAAGAGATTCTTAAGGAGCATGAAGATTTTATACGACAATACTTCAATGAGAAGGTGAGTCCAGCTCTAGGCGTCATCATGATCGATGAGACCACGACATTCCCACCACTACAGGATGGAATGGGATATCTCGCCGTGAGAATGACTTTTGCCAAGGATAAGATCAAACACGCCTTGATTGAAAAGCCAAAACACTTGAATAGATTTGTGGTGTTACCAGATCTCAATGATGGCAAACAGTATATTATTCTGATTGATGATTTGATCAGACACCGCATGCATTATTTATTTAGCATCTTTGAATATCAGCACATACAGGCGCATATGATCAAGGTGACTCTTGATGCAGAATTAGACATGGATCTTGATCTTAAAAAGAGTCTATTAGAAAAAATCAGGGATAGTGTGTATGATCGCAAGGATGGCGATCCAGTAAGATTTGTATTTGATAGGGAAATTCATCCAGAGACGATTGATCTTATCATGAGCAAGCTTGATATTGATGATACAGACTCGATCATACCTAGTGGTAGGTACCATAACAGGAGAGACTATCTTAAGTTCCCAAGTTTAGGCAGGCAAGATTTGCTCTATCAAAAGCAAACCGCACTACCTATTAAAGGAATTGATATCAAAGGATCACTTTTGAAACGAATCGCACAAAAGGATATTCTTCAATATGCACCATATCACACCTTTGCAAATACTACTAAATTCTTGCGGGAAGCTGCACTGGACCCTAAGGTGGAAGAGATAAAAATCACTATTTACCGCCTAGCAGAGGTTTCGCAGATTGCTGGTTCTTTAGTGAATGCGGCAAAGAATGGTAAATCAGTAACTGTTTCCATAGAGTTGCAGGCCAGGTTTGATGAGCAGGCAAACATCAATTATGCAGAATTGATGCAGGAAGAGGGCATAAAAATGATTTTTGGCGTGCCTGGTTTAAAAGTTCATTGTAAGGCTTGTATGATAACCAGACGTGAGAACGATAAGCTCATGCGTTATGGTTTTATAAGCACTGGGAATTTCAATGAGGCAACCGCTGGCATCTATACAGACTACACACTTTTCACAGCAGATCGTAAAATTTTAAAAGAAGTAGAACGTGTTTTTGAGTTCTTTGAAGTCAATTACAAGCAGCACAAATACAAGCACCTATTAGTTAGTCCCAATTTCCTAAGACCAGGTATAGAGCGATTGGTTCGTCGTGAGATCGCTTTCGCGAAAGCGGGAAAACCAGCAAAAATTCGTCTCAAACTCAACTCGTTTTCTGACTACAGCATGATTGACCTATTCTATGAGGCATCACGTGCTGGCGTTAAGATTGAATTGATCGTTCGCGGTATATGCTGTATTATTCCTGGCGTGAAAGGTATGAGCGAGAACATAAAAGCCATAAGTATTGTGGACCGCTATTTGGAACATCCACGCGTCTACTACTTTCACAATGACGGTGATCCAGCAGTATATATCTCAAGCGCAGACTTTATGCAACGCAATCTAGATAGCCGTGTGGAAATCGCATGTCCTATCTATGACGAGGATATTAAAAAAGAAATTCTTGAGACGCTGGATATTTGTTGGAACGATAATGTCAAAGCGCGTGTACTTGATAAAACGCAATCCAATAAATATGTCAAAAACAACAAAGCCGAATTAAGATCTCAATATGCCACTTATGAATATTACAAAGCCAAAAATCAAAGCTAATGGGATTTAAAACTGAGAAATATGCCGCTATTGATATAGGTTCCAATGCGATTAGATGTTTGATAGCCACGGTCAATTTATTTGATGATCTAGCTCCAGTTTTCAAAAAAACGAGTTTAGTTCGAGTACCAATCCGTTTGGGTCAGGATGTTTTTACTAAAGGAGAGATATCTGATTACAACCAGAAGCGTATGGTACAAACAATGAAGGCTTATAAACATTTAATGGATGTTCATGAGATTTTGGATTATAAGGCTTATGCTACTAGTGCCATGCGTGACGCGACAAATGGAAAAGAGGTGTCTCGTAAAATTAGAAAGGAAGCCGGCATCGATATTGAAATCATTGACGGTTCCCACGAGGCTGCCATCATCGCGATGACAGACTTGCATAGCATTATTGATCAGGAAAAAGTTTATTTGTACGTCGACGTTGGTGGTGGTAGTACAGAATTTACTCTTTTTGCTAACGGTCACGCCGTTGAATCAAAATCCTTCAAAATAGGAACAGTACGTCTCCTAAATGACATGGTAAAAAGTTCCCTGTGGACCGAAGCAGAAAACTGGGTAAAACAAGTTTGTGAGCCATACAATCGAATTGAACTCATAGGTTCAGGTGGTAATATCAATAACATATTCAAGAATAGCGGTAAGGCTTATGGCAAGCCATTATCATATTTCTATATGACTAGTTATTATGAAAAGCTACAAAGCTATACTTATGAAGAACGTATCTATCATCTAGCGCTTAATCAGGATAGGGCAGACGTTATCATTCCAGCCTGTAGAATCTATTTAAGATCCATGAAATGGAGCGAGGCAAAGAATATTCACGTTCCTAAAATTGGACTCACTGACGGCATCATTAAATCCATCTATAATTCAAAAACCCAAAATACTGCGCTATAGGCGATTTTTTAATTACTTTTAAAAATTATTACAGAGAACAGACTAAAATAAAAACATGAAACAATTTTTACCATTCATAATGCTTGCGCTTATATCAAGCACAGCAATAGCTCAATATAGAACTGAAACGAAGTTTGGGATACGTTTGGGCGCCAATTATTCTGATCTGGAAACCAATTTGTTAGAAGATCCAGAATCTCGTATCGCACCAGCCGTGATTTTCTTTTCAGAAATTCCGCTGGGAAACACATTTGCTCTAGTTCCAGAAATTGGCTTTAGCGCACTTGGAGCAAAAGAAGATGAGGTAGAAGGAATCAATGGTAATGATGATAGATTAAAAACTAACTACTTGACGGGTGGATTATTAGCTCAAGTCAACATCGCACGTTTCCTATATTTAAATGTAGGTGGACAGCTGGCTTTGAACGTTTCAGAAAACGATAGAGGTGATTATTACGATGGCGATTATCAGGCAATAGGTGGCTTAGGGATTAAGATAACTAATGGTTTGAGCATTGATGCGAGATATGGTTATGGTTTCAATAATGTTTTTGAAGGCGATTTAGGAGCTCAAGGATTTGAGGCAGAAAATCGTTTCTATCAATTGACACTTTCCTACAGAATGTAAGATAATATCGCTTTCGCGAAAGCGAATAAAACAAAAGCCGCATCCATAAGATGCGGCTTTTGTTTTGACACTTTTCAAGTTATTAAAACTCTAGATTGAACGTCCTGCGTAGTAAATCAACCGCTGGGTTTTTCTCTGCCAACTTATTGAATTTGTCCTGATCTGTATAGATGTATTTCTTGGTTACCGTTTTGTCAACTTCTATTTCGAAATCAATTAAATAATTGTTCAGTTCCCTTTTGAGATATTCTAAGATTTGGCCTTTATCCTTTTCAAGGTCCTCTTTCATGGAAGCGTTGGGGAACTTGAGGTGAATTGTAGTTCCTTTCAATCTTGGTTGGTCAATTCCTAAAATACTGGATAAGATAAAGTCGCCTCTTTCTTTGAGATGATCTGCATATTTGTTCCATACCATCGTCAATTCTTCCTGAGAGAATTCTTTTTCAGGCAAACGATCAGATGATGTAGTTGCATCTTTCTGATTTTCTAGCATCTCCTTTTTGCGCTCCATTCCTTGAATAGAGAGTGAGCTCACTCGTTTTTGACCTTTTTGAAGTAGCGCTTTACGTTTTTCGGCTAGCGATATTTGATCCTCACTTGAAGACGCATCAGTTTTAGATGAGGGTTCAGAGGTTTTGTTTGGAGTAGAAGGTTCCGGAACATCTTCGAGATCTGCGACACTATTCATTGCAGGGACTTTTGTACTAGTTTCCTGAATGGATTCATCTGATTGCTTTTCTGGTTGTTGGCTATAGTTTGATTTATCAACTACAGGTTCTGCAACTACAGCATTTTCAAAGGTTTTAGCTGGTAGTATGTACGTTAGAGGCTTTTTTTTTTCGCCAGATTCTGGCAGTAGGATAGAGGCAAGCTGCATCAAACACAACTCAACCAGCAATCGCTGATTGCGACTGTTGCGATATTTTAAATCTGCATTATTAGTGATTTCAATAGCAGTTTTTAAAAATTCAAGATCTGTTTTCCTGGATTGTTCTAGATATTTCTGCTTTGTGGATTCTCCTAACTCCAGTAAAACGATAGTGCGCTCATCTTTGCACACCATCAGATCTCTGAAATGCGAAGCAAGCCCGCTCAAGAAATGT
Protein-coding sequences here:
- a CDS encoding tetratricopeptide repeat protein — translated: MNYRLLILGLAFSSLAFAQKREIRKIEKAVEDNDYKEASSLFSEINESEVEEKYVADYTYFKAVTMLGNPNRVTASGKELQNIMVLFDKAKDLGYDSAAVSGQKSLVSDAIFAHAQKMLQAGKQDEALASVNYLLELDPSNQRMRENAANLAYRSGDFKSAKDNYQQLLDEGYTGIEETALATSLGSNKDEVFPNLKTAEVAVKTGQYTNARLEKSDSKLGTIVTNLAWVYNNNGEKPKAKSLVMEIFDKYPEDESLKIAAANLYLLVGMEEEYKKAVSKMNEEITDPAVYQNLAVAAADKENWDQAIDYYNKSIELDNSNYATQNNLAAAYIQKGNLEETTAVQQKEYYMNAAKHYEKVLELKPDMDSAKTTLISIYKAFNMDDKAAALEAGN
- a CDS encoding acetyl-CoA C-acyltransferase, with translation MRKVVIVSYARTPIGSFLGSLSSVPATELGTIAIKGALDKIGLDPKHVQEVLMGHVVQANTGQSPAKQASLGAGISNNVPATSVNKVCASGMKSIILAAQCIALGDQDVIVAGGMENMSQIPHYLNLRNPQKFGPATMIDGMQRDGLVDAYNKNAMGVCADLCASENGFSREDQDKFAIQSYERSAAAWQAGKFKEEVVPVAVKQRRGDDIIVDTDEEFSNVKMDKIPSLRAAFSKDGTVTAANASTINDGAAAVVLMSEEKAKELNIEPLATIISYADASVEPERFTTAPAKALPKALDKAKLGLKDMDFIELNEAFAVVGLANMKLLGINDENVNVYGGAVSLGHPLGCSGARIVTTLLSTLKNEGGRLGAAAICNGGGGASALVIESHF
- the gyrA gene encoding DNA gyrase subunit A, which gives rise to MADGEKLIPINIEDEMKSAYIDYSMSVIVSRALPDVRDGLKPVHRRVLYGMYELGVLSNRGYKKSARIVGEVLGKYHPHGDTSVYDTMVRMAQEWSLRYMLVDGQGNFGSVDGDPPAAMRYTEARMRKISEELLADIDKETVDTQLNFDDTLSEPTVLPTKVPNLLVNGASGIAVGMATNMPPHNLTEVVDGTIAYIDNHDIEIDELIQHIKAPDFPTGGIIYGYDGVKEAMHTGRGRVKIRGRVRIEEVKGRECIIVDELPYQVNKADMIKKTADLINDKKLDGIASIRDESDRKGMRIVYVLKRDAIPNIVVNTLYKHTALQSSFSVNNIALVNGRPEMLNVKQMIHHFVEHRHEVVVRRTTYELRKAEERAHILEGLIIASDNIDEVIKIIRASSNGEEARENLIKRFELSEIQARAIVEMRLRQLTGLEQDKLRTEYNDLLVTIADLKDILAKKERRMEIIKEELAEIREKYGDERRSQIEYAGGDLSIEDMIPDEQVVITISHAGYIKRTSLTEYKTQNRGGVGQKASTTRDEDFLEDIFVGTNHQYMLFFTEKGKCFWMRVFEIPEGSRTSKGRAIQNLINIEQDDNVKAVICTQDIKDEEYINSHYVIMCTKKGTVKKTSLEQYSRPRTNGINAITIKDGDTLLEAKLTTGDSQIMLGLKSGKAIRFDEKKTRSMGRNASGVRGIRLANDKDEVIGMVAVNDLDSEILVVSEKGYGKRSSLEDYRETNRGGKGVKTISVTEKTGGLVALKNVTDDDGLMIINKSGIAIRIDVSDLRVMGRATQGVRLIKVKGDDSIAAVAKVANEEDEDEEQTAEDATNSSDTEDGTTLATDDSEE
- a CDS encoding C40 family peptidase, with protein sequence MKYGICPISIVPMRQETSDTSEMVSQMMYGEVFKVLEYRKKWSRIRLSNDHYEGWIDNKQYLEIQENDYKNLSDKNNIAFAKDPISTVTHSNQTLSSILIGSQISSATFLGDSFSSTDIANLKVQHEKSNLVSEALLLLNTPYLWGGRSNMGIDCSGFTQLIYKLNGYYLSRDASEQAKQGEVLSFIEESDPGDLAFFDNTEGLITHVGIIMKDNYIIHAHGKVRIDRLDQTGIFNLNTSSHSHKLRMIKKIV